From one Montipora capricornis isolate CH-2021 chromosome 10, ASM3666992v2, whole genome shotgun sequence genomic stretch:
- the LOC138019014 gene encoding protein SPMIP7-like → MNRPPALGLGSIRGLKETKDIEPSQQNEGVLPQIKRRTEKKKESFSSKKNGSLETATVEEELLISPTHEKDADMVRYRAVTNEPEPEIWQKVACVWDQCQTRPNQFHQYESDRQFPAISTSIPRFRNEEDDESEKKSKRLEEPAKIVIPTMTEGTQIRFTRPTPGYGGYVSRYPVEPRAPQGSWDEVFVNFSKLTYRAYPPYEYTAKEFSHKGPLSRLVTTSHPSNPFNKVDQWNSRPKKLWRRRNHLKFVIQQSSIKT, encoded by the exons ATGAATCGTCCTCCTGCTCTGGGATTGGGCAGCATAAGAGGCTTGAAAGAAACTAAAGATATTGAACCTTCTCAACAAAATGAAGGAGTTCTTCCTCAAATAAAACGGAGAACTGAGAAAAAGAAGGAAtcgttttcttcaaagaaaaatgGG TCTCTTGAGACAGCCACAGTTGAGGAAGAACTGCTCATTTCACCAACTCATGAAAAGGATGCGGACATGGTCAGATACCGAGCAGTCACAAATGAACCTGAACCGGAAATATGGCAAAAGGTAGCGTGTGTCTGGGACCAATGCCAAACAAGACCCAATCAATTTCATCAGTACGAGTCTGACCGACAATTTCCGGCCATTTCGACCTCCATTCCTAG ATTCAGGAACGAGGAGGATGACGAATCAGAAAAAAAGAGCAAACGACTGGAGGAACCAGCGAAGATAGTAATTCCGACAATGACAGAAGGGACACAAATAAGATT CACCAGGCCGACTCCTGGCTACGGAGGGTATGTTTCACGATATCCAGTGGAGCCCAGAGCTCCTCAGGGATCGTGGGATGAGGTGTTTGTAAACTTCTCCAAGCTAACTTACAG GGCCTATCCACCGTACGAATATACTGCTAAGGAGTTTTCTCACAAGGGTCCCCTGAGTAGGCTTGTCACCACCAGCCATCCCTCCAACCCATTTAACAAAGTAGACCAATGGAATTCGCGGCCTAAAAAATTGTGGAGAAGACGCAATCATTTGAAATTTGTAATACAACAGTCATCTATCAAAACATAA